From the Lolium rigidum isolate FL_2022 chromosome 2, APGP_CSIRO_Lrig_0.1, whole genome shotgun sequence genome, one window contains:
- the LOC124692006 gene encoding lipoxygenase 2.3, chloroplastic — MIRLKQPLLLSAQSGNVASPLFAAAAAASSQQRRASSKAGGRFRARRISCASTDEAMGVSTSVTTKERNLTVTAIVTAQKPTSMYVSRGLDDLQDLFGKTLLLELVSSELDPSTGREREKVKGFAHMTLKEGTYEAKMSVPESFGPVGAVMVENEHHREMFIKNIKLITGGDESTAITFDVASWVHSKFDNPEPRVFFTIKSYLPSQTPPGIEALRKKELETLRGDGQGERKFHERIYDYDTYNDLGDPDKNIDHRRPVIGGKEHPYPRRCRTGRPKTIIDSETEKRSSPVYVPRDEQFSDIKGQTFSATTLRSGLHAILPALSPLLNNSRCFPHFPAIDAMYSDGIPLPVDASTSFNIINDVIPRVVQIIENTTDHVLRFEVPHMVERDRFSWFRDEEFARQTLAGLNPICIRLLTEFPIVSKLDPEVYGPPESALTKELLEMMMNGLMTVEEALEKKRLFMLDYHDVFLPYVHKVRELPDRTLYGSRTIFFLGKEGTLMPLAIELTRPQSPTKPQWKRAFTHGPDATESWLWKLAKAHVLTHDTGYHQLVSHWLRTHASVEPYIIATNRQLSRMHPVHRLLHPHFRYTMEINALAREALINADGIIEEAFWPGRYSIELCSVAYDATWQFNTEALPEDLISRGLAVRQDDGELELTIKDYPYGNDGLLIWNCIKQWASDYITFYYKSDEDVTGDQELQAWWEEVRTKGHADKKDEPWWPVCDSKDNLTQILSTIMWVTSGHHAAVNFGQYHFGGYFPNRPTVVRKNIPVEENQDDEMKKFMARPEEVLLQSLPSQMQAIKVMATLDILSSHSPDEEYMGEYAEPAWLAEPIVKAAFEKFSGRLKEVEGAIDERNNNPENKNRCGAGIVPYELLKPFSEPGVTGRGIPNSISI; from the exons ATGATCCGTCTGAAGCAGCCTCTGCTGCTCTCGGCGCAGAGCGGCAATGTTGCCTCGCCTCTTTTCGCCGCTGCGGCGGCAGCCAGCAGCCAGCAGAGGCGAGCCTCCAGCAAAGCCGGCGGCCGGTTCAGGGCACGCAGGATTAGCTGCGCGTCGACCGATGAGGCCATGGGCGTCTCGACGTCCGTGACAACCAAGGAGAGGAACCTTACAGTGACGGCCATTGTGACCGCCCAGAAGCCAACCTCCATGTATGTCTCCCGCGGCCTCGACGACCTCCAGGACCTCTTCGGCAAGACGCTGCTCCTGGAGCTCGTCAGCTCCGAGCTCGACCCCA GCACGGGAAGGGAGAGGGAGAAAGTGAAGGGGTTCGCTCACATGACACTCAAGGAAGGGACGTACGAGGCCAAGATGTCGGTGCCGGAGTCATTCGGGCCGGTGGGCGCGGTGATGGTGGAGAACGAGCACCACAGGGAGATGTTCATCAAGAACATCAAGCTCATCACCGGCGGCGACGAGAGCACCGCCATCACCTTCGACGTCGCCTCCTGGGTGCACTCCAAGTTCGACAACCCCGAACCACGGGTGTTCTTCACCATCAAG TCATACCTGCCATCACAGACGCCGCCAGGGATCGAAGCGCTCAGGAAGAAGGAGCTAGAGACGTTGCGAGGCGACGGGCAAGGCGAGCGAAAGTTTCACGAGCGCATCTACGACTATGACACCTACAACGACCTTGGCGACCCTGACAAGAACATCGACCATAGACGCCCCGTGATTGGTGGCAAGGAGCACCCCTACCCTCGCCGATGCCGCACCGGTCGCCCCAAGACCATCATCG ACTCGGAGACGGAGAAGAGAAGCTCACCGGTGTATGTGCCACGTGACGAGCAGTTCTCAGACATTAAAGGGCAGACATTCAGCGCGACGACACTACGGTCGGGGTTGCATGCCATCCTGCCAGCACTGTCGCCACTGCTCAACAACTCACGTTGCTTCCCGCACTTCCCAGCCATCGACGCCATGTACAGCGATGGCATCCCACTCCCCGTCGATGCCAGCACCTCCTTCAACATCATCAACGATGTCATTCCCCGAGTCGTCCAGATCATCGAGAACACCACCGACCACGTCCTCCGCTTCGAGGTTCCCCACATGGTCGAGA GGGACAGGTTCTCATGGTTCAGAGATGAGGAGTTCGCGAGGCAGACGCTCGCAGGGCTCAACCCTATCTGCATCCGCCTCCTCACG GAATTCCCCATAGTGAGCAAGCTCGACCCTGAGGTGTATGGCCCTCCGGAGTCGGCGCTAACCAAGGAGCTCCTAGAGATGATGATGAACGGTCTCATGACAGTGGAGGAGGCGCTGGAGAAGAAGCGGTTGTTCATGCTGGACTACCACGACGTGTTCCTGCCGTACGTGCACAAGGTGCGCGAGCTGCCGGACAGGACGCTGTACGGGTCCCGCACCATCTTCTTCCTCGGCAAAGAGGGGACGCTGATGCCACTAGCCATCGAGTTGACGCGGCCGCAGTCGCCGACCAAGCCGCAGTGGAAGCGCGCCTTTACGCACGGGCCCGACGCCACTGAGTCGTGGCTGTGGAAGCTGGCCAAGGCGCACGTGCTCACCCACGACACTGGCTATCACCAGCTCGTCAGCCACTGGCTGCGCACGCACGCCAGCGTCGAGCCATACATCATCGCCACCAACCGGCAGCTTAGCCGGATGCACCCGGTGCACCGTCTCTTGCACCCGCACTTCCGCTACACCATGGAGATCAACGCGCTGGCCAGGGAGGCTCTAATCAACGCCGACGGCATCATAGAGGAGGCCTTCTGGCCAGGCAGGTACTCCATCGAGCTCTGCTCTGTCGCCTATGACGCAACCTGGCAGTTCAACACGGAGGCTCTGCCGGAGGACCTCATCAGCCGGGGACTTGCCGTACGCCAGGACGATGGTGAGCTTGAACTCACCATCAAGGACTACCCGTACGGCAATGACGGGCTCCTGATCTGGAACTGTATCAAGCAGTGGGCATCCGACTACATAACTTTCTACTACAAGTCTGATGAGGATGTCACCGGCGACCAGGAGCTTCAGGCTTGGTGGGAGGAGGTGCGCACCAAGGGGCACGCGGACAAGAAGGATGAGCCGTGGTGGCCGGTGTGCGACTCGAAGGACAACCTCACCCAGATTCTGAGCACCATCATGTGGGTCACGTCTGGCCACCATGCCGCCGTCAACTTTGGGCAGTACCATTTCGGCGGATACTTCCCCAACCGCCCTACTGTGGTGCGGAAGAACATCCCGGTGGAGGAGAACCAGGACGACGAGATGAAGAAATTCATGGCCAGGCCGGAGGAGGTTCTGCTGCAAAGCCTCCCCTCACAAATGcaggccatcaaggtgatggcaaCTCTGGACATTCTCTCCTCACACTCGCCTGATGAGGAGTACATGGGAGAGTACGCCGAGCCAGCGTGGTTGGCCGAGCCCATTGTGAAGGCGGCATTCGAGAAGTTCAGCGGCAGGCTCAAGGAGGTGGAGGGTGCCATCGACGAGCGCAACAACAACCCAGAGAACAAGAACAGGTGCGGCGCTGGCATCGTGCCATACGAGCTGCTCAAACCATTCTCAGAGCCAGGGGTCACTGGGAGGGGCATACCTAACAGCATCTCCATCTGA
- the LOC124692005 gene encoding lipoxygenase 2.3, chloroplastic-like, with protein MIHLKQPIVLSVQCNNVASPLFATAAAASSQHRQASSASRRHRSHRISCGSTDEAAGVSTSVTAKERPLTVTAIISAEAPNSVYVSRGFDDIQDLFGKTLLLELVSSELDPRTGMEREKVKGFAHMTPKDGTYEAKMSVPASFGPVGAVLVENEHHREIFIKDIKLITGGDESSAVTFDVGSWVHSKFDEPEPRVFFPLRSYLPSQTPPGIEALRKKELETLRGDGHGERKIHERVYDYDTYNDLGDPDRNIAHKRPVLGTKERPYPRRCRTGRPMTRSDPETEKRSSQVYVPRDEQFSDVKGRTFSATTLRSGLHAILPALAPLLNNTQHFSHFPAIDALYSEGIPLPVDSGASLNVINNVIPRVVQMIEDTTEHVLRFEVPQMLERDRFSWFRDEEFARQTLAGLNPLCIRLLTEFPIVSKLDPEVYGPPESALTKELLEKMMNGLMTVEEALENKRLFMLDYHDVFLPYVHKVRELPDTTLYGSRTVFFLTDEGTLMPLAIELARPQSPTKPQWKRAFTSGFDATESWLWKLAKSHVLTHDTGYHQLVSHWLRTHACVEPYIIATNRQLSRMHPVYRLLHPHFRYTMEINALAREALINADGIIEDAFWPGRYSIELSSVAYDATWQFNTEALPEDLVSRGLAVRKEDGELELTIKDYPYASDGLLIWSSIKQWASDYVNVYYNSDEEVTGDEELQAWWEEVRTKGHADKKDEPWWPVCNSKSNLVEILSVIMWVTSGHHAAVNFGQYHYAGYFPNRPTVVRKNIPVEENRDDEMKKFMARPEEVLLQSLPSQIQAITVMATLDILSSHSPDEEYMGEYAEPAWLAEPMVKAAFEKFNGRLKEVEGTIDERNNNPDNKNRCGAGIVPYELLKPFSEPGVTGRGIPNSISI; from the exons ATGATCCATCTCAAGCAACCCATAGTGCTCTCCGTGCAATGCAACAACGTTGCCTCGCCGCTCTtcgccacggcggcggcggcgagcagccAGCATAGGCAAGCCTCTAGCGCTTCACGCCGGCACAGATCGCACAGGATCAGTTGCGGGTCGACCGACGAGGCAGCCGGCGTGTCGACGTCAGTGACGGCCAAAGAGAGGCCGCTGACTGTGACGGCCATCATTAGCGCTGAGGCGCCGAACTCCGTGTACGTCTCCCGGGGCTTCGACGACATCCAGGACCTCTTCGGCAAGACGCTGCTCCTTGAGCTCGTTAGCTCCGAGCTCGACCCCA GGACGGGAATGGAAAGGGAGAAAGTGAAGGGGTTCGCGCACATGACGCCGAAAGACGGGACGTACGAGGCCAAGATGTCTGTGCCCGCGTCGTTCGGACCGGTGGGAGCGGTGCTGGTGGAAAACGAGCACCACAGGGAGATATTCATCAAGGACATCAAGCTCATCACCGGCGGCGACGAGAGCAGCGCCGTCACCTTCGACGTCGGCTCGTGGGTGCACTCCAAGTTCGACGAGCCTGAACCGCGCGTCTTCTTCCCCCTCAGG TCATACCTGCCGTCGCAGACGCCGCCCGGGATCGAGGCGCTGAGGAAGAAGGAGCTGGAGACGCTACGTGGCGACGGGCATGGCGAGCGCAAGATCCACGAGCGCGTCTACGACTACGACACCTACAACGACCTCGGCGACCCCGACAGGAACATCGCCCACAAGCGCCCCGTGCTTGGCACCAAGGAGCGCCCCTACCCTCGCCGGTGTCGCACCGGCCGGCCCATGACCCGTTCCG ACCCGGAGACGGAGAAGAGGAGCTCGCAGGTGTACGTACCACGTGACGAGCAGTTCTCGGACGTCAAGGGGCGGACGTTCAGCGCGACGACGCTACGGTCGGGGTTGCACGCCATCCTGCCGGCGCTGGCGCCGCTGCTCAACAACACACAACACTTCTCGCACTTTCCGGCCATCGACGCTCTCTACAGCGAAGGCATCCCGCTCCCTGTTGACAGTGGCGCCTCCCTCAACGTCATCAACAACGTCATCCCCCGTGTCGTCCAGATGATCGAGGACACCACCGAGCACGTGCTCCGCTTCGAGGTCCCCCAGATGCTTGAGA GGGACAGGTTCTCTTGGTTCAGAGACGAGGAGTTTGCGAGGCAGACACTTGCAGGGCTCAACCCTCTCTGCATCCGTCTCCTAACG GAATTCCCCATCGTGAGCAAGCTCGACCCGGAGGTGTACGGCCCTCCAGAGTCGGCGCTAACCAAGGAGCTCCTCGAGAAAATGATGAACGGTCTGATGACGGTGGAGGAGGCGCTGGAAAACAAGAGGCTGTTCATGCTGGACTACCACGACGTGTTCCTGCCATACGTGCACAAGGTGCGCGAGCTGCCGGACACGACGTTGTATGGGTCTCGCACCGTCTTCTTCCTCACCGACGAGGGCACACTGATGCCTCTGGCCATCGAGCTGGCCCGGCCACAGTCTCCAACGAAGCCGCAGTGGAAGCGCGCCTTCACGAGTGGGTTCGACGCCACAGAATCATGGCTGTGGAAGCTTGCCAAGTCGCACGTGCTCACCCACGACACCGGCTACCACCAGCTCGTCAGCCACTGGCTGCGCACGCACGCCTGCGTCGAGCCGTACATCATCGCCACCAACCGGCAGCTCAGCCGGATGCACCCCGTGTACCGCCTCCTGCACCCACACTTCCGCTACACGATGGAGATCAACGCGCTGGCCAGGGAGGCTTTGATCAACGCCGACGGCATCATCGAGGATGCGTTCTGGCCAGGGAGGTACTCCATCGAGCTCAGCTCCGTCGCCTACGACGCGACCTGGCAGTTCAACACGGAGGCGCTGCCAGAGGACCTCGTCAGCCGGGGACTTGCAGTGCGCAAGGAAGACGGTGAGCTTGAGCTCACCATCAAGGACTACCCCTACGCCAGCGACGGGCTCCTGATTTGGAGCTCTATCAAGCAGTGGGCGTCGGACTACGTAAATGTCTACTATAACTCCGACGAGGAAGTCACCGGTGATGAGGAGCTTCAGGCCTGGTGGGAGGAAGTGCGTACCAAGGGGCACGCAGACAAAAAAGACGAACCGTGGTGGCCGGTGTGCAACTCCAAGAGCAACCTCGTCGAGATCCTAAGTGTCATCATGTGGGTCACATCCGGCCACCACGCCGCCGTCAACTTTGGGCAATATCATTACGCCGGGTACTTCCCCAACCGTCCAACTGTGGTGCGAAAGAACATTCCTGTGGAGGAGAACCGGGACGACGAGATGAAGAAATTCATGGCCAGGCCGGAGGAGGTGCTGCTACAGAGTCTTCCCTCGCAAATACAGGCCATCACGGTGATGGCAACGCTGGACATTCTGTCCTCACACTCGCCCGACGAGGAATACATGGGAGAGTACGCTGAGCCTGCGTGGCTGGCCGAGCCCATGGTGAAGGCGGCATTCGAGAAGTTCAACGGCAGGCTCAAGGAGGTGGAGGGAACCATCGACGAGCGAAACAACAACCCCGATAACAAGAACAGGTGCGGCGCTGGCATTGTTCCATATGAGCTTCTCAAACCATTCTCAGAGCCAGGGGTCACTGGGAGGGGCATCCCAAACAGTATCTCCATCTGA